The following DNA comes from Pyxidicoccus trucidator.
CGGAAGCCGTTGAAGCGCGTCGGGTCATCCGGCGGCGGAGGCACCGGCGCGCCGCCCGTGCGAGCCGTCACCTCCTCCTCGCTCATCAGCAGCGCGTCGGCGTTGAGCCGCTGGCTCTTCAGGTCCACGGCGAAGGTGGTCGTCTGCTTCTTGCCCTGGCCGGCCAGCGCGAAGGAGGCGCTGCCCGACACCGTGTCCTCCAGCAGGGCCGCGGAGAGCTTTGGGACGTCCACCTTCATGCCGGTGCCGCTCTTGTCGGGCGCGTACGTGCCGGCGGCGCTCACCTGCATGCGCTGACCGGGGGCCTTGGCCACGAGCAGGCCGGGGCGCAGGTCCACGCCGTCCAGGTTGGCATCGGCGCTGAAGCGCAGCGCGCCGCCGCTGGCCGCCGCGCCGGTGAGCCGCGCGGTGAGCTTCATGGGCGAGCCCGCGTCCTTGGCGAGCTGGTCCGGCACGCGCAGCCGCACGGGCGTCAGGTCCACGTCGATGTTGATGGCCTGGGCGTCCTGCGTGCCGCTGCCGCGCACCGCGAGGCCGATGGGGCCGGCAATCATGCCCTTGAGTTGCTTGCGCAGCGGCGGGTAGTACTCGGCGATGGCGGCCGGGTCGAGGTTCTTCCCCAGCAGCTCGAAGCCCTCCACCGAGGGCTTCTCGGTGAGCAGGCCCTTCACGCGGCCCTTGCCGGAGATGCTCGCCGGGCCGAGGTCCAGGTTGAGCTTGTCGAGCGCGAGGTCACCGACGGCCACGTCGCCCGTCACGTCCGTGTCGAGCACCACGTCGAGCGCCTTGCCGCCCTCGGCGCCGGCGAAGCGCAGGCCGAGCGCCTTGATGGTGCCGACCAGTCGCGTGGGGCCCGAGCCGCCGGGCACCGCGCCGCCGAGGTCCGCCTGCCAGTCCGCGTCCACCGTGCCGGCCTGGAGGCCCACGTCCGGAGGGAGGAAGGGGCCCAGGGGGGCGAGGTCGATGCGCTCGGCCTTGAGCGTCACGCGCTCGGGCCTGGGCACCAGGGTGGGAGGCAGGGGCGCGGCGTTGAGAGTGATTTTGAGGTTCTGCTTGTCGGCGAGCACGGCGGCGGCCAGGTCGACGACGAGCGGCTTGCCGACGCGCAAGTCCTTCACCTCGATGTCCAGGTCCTTCACGGCCAGCTCGCGGGCCTGGGTGCCAGCGGAGCGGTCCACGAAGCGGATGGTGCCGTCGGTGAGGGCGGCGCGCTCGACGTGGACGCCGGAGAGGTCCGTGGGGGGCTGCTCCTCCTCGGGCTGCTCCTCTTCCTTGGGGGCCTGCTCCTCCAGGCGCTTCATGAGGCGCTGGACGTTGGTGGTGCCGTCGGGGAAGCGGACGACGTTGACGGTGAGGCCGGACACCTCGGCGTTCTTCACCTGGATGTCCTTGCCGCGTGAGGACAGCAGGGGGCCGGCGGCGACGCGGACGTCGAGCGAGGCCAGCTGCGCGAGGGGGAGCTCCTCGCCCTCGGCGGGGCCGACGGTGACGTTCTCCACCTCGGCGCCGATGGTGGGGAAGAGCCGGGTGGAGATGTCGCCAATCTGGATGGGGCGGCCGAGCTTCTGCGAGTACGTGGCCGCCTGGTCCTGGGCCGTCTTCAGCAGGATGGCGTCGAGCCGCCAGAGCACGACGGCGACGATGATGACGAGGAGCGCGAGGACGCCACCGAGTACGTAGGGCCAGCGGCGCTTCTTCTTCACGACGGTGTTGGACATCGCTTGGTACCTCCTCCAGCGAGCAGGCCACGGGCGTTGGCTCGGCGCGGGGCCCGGGGAGCAGGCGAACGCTTAGCCCAGCCTCGGTCCGCCCGCACGTCCCAGACGCATGGGGCCTTCCTGGGGACAGCAGAGAGACACTTTCACGGGGTAGGACGGCGCTGGCCCGGCGAAATGCACGGCGGCGTACATCCGGAGGACGCACGGCTGCCCCGGAAGCGGGGAAAACGGGGGCGCCAGCCGGCCCTCATGGCGCCCCCTGCCACCCGACAGTTTCCGGATTTGTACACGGAGGGGGCGGTTGGGAAGGGGGACGGTGTGGGTGGGGCCTACTGTCCAGGCGGCTCGGCGGGTTCCTGGATGACCTTGAGGATGCCGCTGTCTGGCGCGTCCAAGGTCGTCACCTCGGGAACGACGCCCGGCTCCGCGATGACGGTCACCACCCCACCATCCGGTGTCTTCAGGCGCCAGATGGCATCGTCCTCGTCGATGCCATCCACGACACGCCGGAGGATGCGGCCGTCCTTGCCGATGGCGTACTTCGCACCCGAGTCCATCGCCGGAAACCCTTGGCCGCAGTACGCAGGGTCTTCCTCGATATAGACGAAAACGACGTCTGCCTGGCGGATGAAGCGGTAGGTATGTGCCTCCCGCCTGTTCCTGCACGTGGTGGCGGGAAGTCCCGGTGGGAAGAGGTCATCGGCCGCAATCGTCAGGGCGCGCAGGACTTCTCCATCCAGGTCAAAGGCCTGCCCGGGGCTTCCCACCTTGAGGGGTTCACCCGCGGCGGTCAGCGGAAAGGTGACGGACCTGTCGTTCACCACCGGGGACGAGAGCGGCTCCGGACGTCGCGCGCAGCCCGAGAGAAACAAGGCGAGCGCCAGCGCCCGCTTCCCTGGCGCGCTGAAGCGACCTCGTAACGGATTCCTGGGGGAGCTCGTTTCAGGGCGCATCAAGCCGGTAGGTCCTCTCGTAGAGGATTTGATGACGGGAGCTCCCAGGTATGGACGCACGGGCACACCCTGGTAGGTTACCCGCGTCA
Coding sequences within:
- a CDS encoding AsmA family protein, which translates into the protein MSNTVVKKKRRWPYVLGGVLALLVIIVAVVLWRLDAILLKTAQDQAATYSQKLGRPIQIGDISTRLFPTIGAEVENVTVGPAEGEELPLAQLASLDVRVAAGPLLSSRGKDIQVKNAEVSGLTVNVVRFPDGTTNVQRLMKRLEEQAPKEEEQPEEEQPPTDLSGVHVERAALTDGTIRFVDRSAGTQARELAVKDLDIEVKDLRVGKPLVVDLAAAVLADKQNLKITLNAAPLPPTLVPRPERVTLKAERIDLAPLGPFLPPDVGLQAGTVDADWQADLGGAVPGGSGPTRLVGTIKALGLRFAGAEGGKALDVVLDTDVTGDVAVGDLALDKLNLDLGPASISGKGRVKGLLTEKPSVEGFELLGKNLDPAAIAEYYPPLRKQLKGMIAGPIGLAVRGSGTQDAQAINIDVDLTPVRLRVPDQLAKDAGSPMKLTARLTGAAASGGALRFSADANLDGVDLRPGLLVAKAPGQRMQVSAAGTYAPDKSGTGMKVDVPKLSAALLEDTVSGSASFALAGQGKKQTTTFAVDLKSQRLNADALLMSEEEVTARTGGAPVPPPPDDPTRFNGFRGDIRFAIAALRYTQMDLSNVTGVVKMTDDLITVEKFSSGLYGGKVSADGTTVRLGPLPEKRPFDAKVKVEGVEMAQALTKFTPQKVMTGTFNGNVDVKGVGYTPDQLQQTLLGAINGNILGGTLLGTDLVASVSEPLAKALPFAAKGLKSGTGTSLGENLPFGVEIKNGVAQLKRPISWTRPEAALSFDGGIRLDGTLDLTGGVSLTPSTVKTLTLGKVTPPEAIPVGMKLTGKAWKPEVTGVDVKPAVTTIAKLAASSLAGSLIGGKQVQSVIEGGEEKARAEAEAKRKELEAKAAAEKARLEAEAKKKAEDEAKKRLRGIFGQ